In Chaetodon trifascialis isolate fChaTrf1 chromosome 8, fChaTrf1.hap1, whole genome shotgun sequence, the DNA window ACAGTGTGCAAGAACAAATAGcagcagattttattttatagTCTCTTTATATAAAATGGCTGGAGCTgtatatgggtgtgtgtgtgatgaggggATCGGATTAGTCTAGTGTTTtggggggaagaggaggagagagaagagagttCAGCCTTATGGGTAATGTGTGTTTAACCTAAAGTCATATGATCTAACAGTGTGGGTCTGATGCATTATGTTGACTTCATGCaaagtacacatacagtatttgttcAAATGGTTCCAGTTTATTGGCCTCCACTGAATCACTTTCATTACAGAAAAACACCTGGCAGCACAGCATGattctgcagagagaaacataCCACACAGCGAGTAGGTAACAAAACTAATATCTACAGTGAAGCACACCTGGGGCAAAAATCCTGAAGTCCTTCCTGGCGTGCAGTGGTTGTATTGAACACTTTGTATTTATCTTAAAGATGAATTCTATTTCAATCCAGACTGATCCAGAAAAACAGGCCAGAACTCTTCCACTCCTTGTTCATTAAACTTTCACGTTTGTCATCCAAAGACAGTTGAACTCACATTGGGGGTCAATGACTGTAATAATCACATCCACACCTTTGGTTTAACAAgcactgctgaagctgttgattcatgaatgttttttttctgctgtttgaaagGTTTTGCAGCAGCATATCTCACCTGAGCTTGTTGCCTCAGCAGGAAAGTTACAGCAACTGTAATCTTTAACTTTGAAAAACACTCCATCTCAGACCTTTTACCATGAAACTTCCCAAATcaatttttctttctgtatcagataaacaaacaaatgatgcaTGTTGTTGTGGCCTTGGCAGAGAACTGTTCAGAAAGTCTACCTGTTGTAGGAAATGACTTCCTGACATTAATGCTCAATTAAGGGATCCGTAATGTGGTTTGTAGCTGCTACTTTTTACTAAAATATTTCATCGCTGGACATCTACACACAGGTGGGACTTAGTAATATGTATTGATTATTATTCATCAATTTAATATTGTGAAGCACTGAACACAAGTTTCTTTAATACTTAAAGAACGTATCTTAAAATGACAGTTCAGTCAACACGTTGTGATATCTTCATCTGATCTACTTTTTgccttcttcttcgtcttcctTTATTTCCATATTTCCCAGCTCTACACACACTAAAACTTCatgatatttaacatttttcttcCGTTTTTCgcaaccttttcttttttgctctcTAAGCAAATGAGTTGAAGagtttcatacattttttttttcatcagaaAACAAACTTTGCTTTGAATCGTTTCCTCAAATTTTCAGGATTTGTTTTGTGAAACTCAAACCTTGACTAGTACACACTTTGAAACATAACTAGCTTTTCCATATTTCAAGCATCTGTCCAAATGAAAGCCTGAAAACAAACGAGCACACTGAATTGCAAAGTGTTATTcagtaaatgttaaaaaaaaaagacaaaaaaaaaaaacaattgcaACCAAGGACATGAAAACCACAGCTTGTACACTGACTTGAAACTATGAGGATGAGACTGTCCCACAAAACCTCTTTAATCAGCGTCTTTCTGAAATGTTACTGAAATGAGCGTGCTTGGTAAAAGCTGTCAACCATGAGCGTTCATGAGACATCCAAAACGTGCACTGAACCCAATCAGATATCTCCTCtaattgtacacacacacatcaaaaccaCCAATCAAGACTATGTGTCAATAAAAAGCCCCCAACTGAAagccaaaaaataaaactaatgaaTGGTACATCCTCTTCACAGTGTAGTCACAATCTCTGAGCATTTTGAGAGCAAGCGACCCACCTTgaccacacagagaaacactctGACACATTCTGACAACCAACATTTATGTCTGCCTAAGCTTCTTtaccccacccctcctcccagATCACTGACATTTCCAgcgttaaaaaataaaaataaaaacaaactatttCTTTCCAAGCTGGTGGAGTGGAATCCTTGTCGATCGAGCAAGTGGTGGAAAAATCCAGGCTGACAGagtctctgttctcctctgcagACCGTTTGGATATCACCAAACCTTCCTTCTGATGTCCCGTCCTCCCTCTTGTCCTGCGGGTTTGACCACATGTGTCGCTTGGCCGGAGACACAGCTAGAAATATTTTGTGAATCAAACATGGAGCCGGGTTTGGGTGGGTGAGGAGGGCAGGGGGGCAGTCTGTCTGGGCAGAGACCTCTCAGTCGGTAGAGAAGAGGTCTCCGGCCGAGGGGAGCGGGGCCAGACCGCCGGTCACGTTGGGCAGGAGGGAGAGGTCTGGGAGACTCTGGATGTGAGACTTCAGCTCTTTCCTAACCTGGGTCACCCTCGCCAGTTTCTGCTTGTACTCCTACAGAGGACGAGATGACACAGTGAAAAATTATTAGTTATTTACAAATTACCCTGAAACTCTTTCAAAATGTGACTGCAGCTTTCTGGTATGTTTGAAACACGTGTTGGTCACAGTATGTGGCTTTAAAAGAGAACTGAGGTGCATGACAATGTGGGTCTTATTATGTAGTTCTGGCCTCATTTCCACCTGTTGTTATTATCACGGTACCAGAGTTGAGTTGGTTTTGCCGGTTCAGTCCGGTGTACAAGCTTAACTGATTGCCTGTGGTTTGATTTTATGCAAACCAACTGAGCCTATATCACTAACCTCTGCCAACAGTGCGAAATCCAACTTGTATAAGCAATATGAGAACCTGAATAAAGCAAAATTATGTTCATTCATGAGTCATGTGCAACACCTAGTGGTAGAACTCTGTATTACTGGTCCAGTCGAGTATTTGGCTTAATATCCGAgtcagtttgaaaatgttttacatCTTTCCAACCCTACACTGCACTCAATGTAATTTCTGAAAACATGTAATGTTTGTAAACAAAAGCAGCCAGAGGATCAGACAAGTTGCAAACAAGCTCAATTAACTCACttggaggtaaaactgaaagTGGACGCACCTGAGATGTAATAATTTCATACTAATAATGGCTAATTTCAAAGGAAATGGTGTGTAAACCAGTGTAAGTACAACAGGTAAAAGCTAAACCAGGAAGTCAGTCTATAAACTGATGGACGTTTACAACATACGATTTGGTTATGATGTAGCCGTGTTTGCAGAAGCCAGCAAACAATGGTGAGCACAACAAAGATAGTGAAAGGAACTGTGTCTAAAATTATAAAAACAGTAAATAGACCTGAATTGTAATAAATGGGATTTAAAGTCAGGCCGAAGCAGTTGATTAATCAGCTACATTAAACCATTTCAGACCCCCAAACGCCTTTTCGAGCCAgtttaaacagaaaataaataaatgccagTGTGcttactgaaaaaaatgtggaCACTGACTTTCTCAGAACAGCCCAACAGTTCAGTGAAAACTTTCTGGAAATGAGAGTGCTGTATTATATTCATTAAAAAGAGAATTAACACTCATAATGAAAAACTTATGAAACAGATCCAGACTCAGTTCTCTGCAGGCAGCTGactgtcatgtttgtgtctgcgGTGCCTTGCCTCTagtttcttctccctctccatgaGCGCCTCCCTCTGGCTGCTGATGTATTCGGTCAGCATGCGCGCCAGCTGCCTCCggtcctccagctctgcagccaggCGGCCGTTGTACTCGGCCAGCAGCAAACACGCTTCATCCACCGTCTTCGACAGCTTGTCTGCTGCATCCTTATCTAGATTGGTGACAAAGTGGGTTGTCAAAGCCAAAGAACATGACATTTTGTCCTATATTGGTCAAGATGTATTGCTTTATAACCTGTGCTTATAAAAGTTCTACACAAACAAAATTCTTATGATTACTGTAAGCACACTGCACACGTAAACTTCATGTGAGAAGCTGGTTGCTGATAAAACCTGagtgttttattcattgttcTTCACCACTCATCTTTTTGACTTtctactgtttgtgtgtgtgtttgctctgtttttccaTAACTAAATCATATTGCTTTTGTTAATGCATTCAGAGATCTCATTTTACAATCCATCTGACACTTCTCACCACAAACcctggagacagacacagtccATACAAGGACAAGAAAATTCAAAATCTAACAAATAATAAAAGTCAGAAGAATGTTTCaataatgaggaaaacaaaaccaCTGCAGAACCAAGTGGAACAAATATTCACATAATTAGTCCAAGACAATTCATTTGTGATCATGCTGAGCTCCCGGGTCTCACCTGTGATTTTCTCCAGCAGGGAAACATCCTGGACCTCCTGCGGCAGCGAGGCGATCTTCTGACGAACTGCAGCGTCACCTGATGCGGCGTTCTCCAAGTCCTGCAGGGCCTTCACCAGCTCCTctgtctgaaagtgtgtgtcagagtgtgtgtgatgagaacATGGGGAGAACGTTAACAGGAGTCAAGGAGGAGCGCAGAAATGATTGGGAAGGAGACCATGTGACAGAAGATACGGTGGGAGAATAACGTCgaggcagagagaaaggtgAGGAGCACAGGCAGTGAGAGGAAATATTAACTGTAAGGGAGGGTTTTTTTGTGCCATTAAAGCAAAACGCTGGCCTCCTACCAGTTGAGTTGCTGTGGCGCTTGTGCTGCGAGGGGAGCCGTGGCTTCTGTAGTCGTCGTCTTCATCGTCTTCGTCTTCTTGGATCTTCTGATAGGTCCGTTTAACAGGTTTCTTCTCTACTTCTACAAGTCACCATAACAGTAAAACACCCACATGTTACCTATGTCACTAAATTCTGTAGTTATCAATACAAAAAGCTGTCTGCCAAAGTGTCCCTCAGTATGCAAACTAACACCATCACAGTTTCTAggattttcctgctgttttaaGAAATGAATACTAGGGGTGAGCAGACACCTTAAATATCAGTAGCAAATATATATTCAGAAGCATCCTATCAATGAAGCATTTACCTCACAAATCACACCATACTCTGTCTTTAATAATAAAAGCTATTGGTATGTATCAACATCAGTGCTCCTTGTTTTACTTATTGCCCATCAATAACAAATGCTGTATGTATTCATGGACGGATGTAACAAATGATCATCTGACCTGAAGGTCTGGGGCTGTTCGAGTCTTCTATGGCCAGTCTGAGCTGCTGTATGAAGTCGCCTCTGTAGAGGCTCCTCTCCTTCCAGATGTTCAGCAGTCTCTCCATGTGCTTTTTACAGCTCTCATCTGCCTCCCTGCAGTAAGGCAGGTGAACAGCAGCATacagaagaagatgaggaagaggagcgcatgaacacacactgactacACAGAGCACTACTTGTAGCACACAGTGGTCACATCATATCTACCTGGCAACATGTGAGCAGGCGTCAACGAGGACAGTCTCAAAGTCTTTGGTGAACTCTGGTCCTTTCTTCTTGCTGTtctggatgacatcattggcCAGATACAGGAAcgtcagcttcctgctgctttttgctgCAAGACAGATAAAATCAAGATATTTCAAGAATTAAAAACAAGTCGTCACTCGTACACCATATCACCAAAGGTCAATAATGCAGCCCAAATTAGTTTtcattattcttattattatttcattattgttCCTGCTTTTCTGAAACTTACCTGTCAGCTGTACTTCATTAACTAATTCCCCATATTCCCAGTACATTTGTCAGTGCAGCCACAGTCATAGTGGAGTGACAGGTTTTATCAAGCCTCTTCACTGGGAAAGTAACAGGTTTTGTGGGTGTACACCAACCTGATCTCACTCAGTTCAAGACCTCTGAACTGCTGCCAATCCCAGATTTGTTCAGCCATTTAAATATACATGTGCAATTTTCAATACCTTTTTCAGGTATTATATAAAAATACCATTACCAAGTACGGGTGGTATAACCAAACATTTTCTGGTCACAGCCTCTCAAACTCTGCACTCCTTGCTTGTGATAGACACTCAGCATTATTTGTGCCATGCGTATCATATGGATATATATTTTGGGATGTTTTCTCTCCCTTGGTTAAGAACTGGAAAGTTTGGCAGATGAAAGCTCAAAGAGAAAAGCTTAGAAAACGCTCAGGTTTGAAATGAGAGacactgttttctctttatATCAAATGTAACCTGTTGTAAATCAATAAGTCCACTAACAGTCAGTCTGCTGTCTCATATCCCATGTGCCACACTGACACCCCAAATTCATCTGTGAAGCTTCACGTGACCCATATGGTGTTTTGTTACTCAAATCAAAATCATATATGGACACAGTACGAACACAGTGTGCAGCATCAGTCAGTCCTGACAGCTCTCACCCTTTTTCAGCTCTCTGTGCCACACTTTGACGATGAGGGCCGAGTGTTTGCGGTGGTGGATgatccacagagacagagtctGGACGCTCTGTTGCGAGCTGCTCAGCTCCGTCAGCTTCTTCTCCAGGGCCGACTCAGAGAAGGACGACATGCCGGCGTTAAGAGTGGGTTTCCCCAGTGAACCCGACCGACCGCCGACCTAGTTTGGAGAAACTCGCACTGTCATTAAAACTGAAGTTGCGTCGCTAACTTACAAACATGCAGCACCGAACTGCTTCCTGCCGCCCGCTTCACCTCGCGTTATGTTTCTAGCATCGTGCCTTTTATCTCACTGAAATATTGAGCAAATCTATGGAACAAACCTGCAAGCCGTGAGCTCGTTAGTCACCTGCTGTTTCTACactgtctgcagtgtttgtttacagacacggctaacgttagctagccgCGCTAAGCAGCCATCTGCAGAGCAGTGCAGCTCTGAGCTAAGCCTGCGCTTAAACCCGAGTTTAAATCAACAAAGCTCCGGTAGTATTCGCGTAAAATGTGTCCTCAATGCGACAACTGATGAAACTAAACAGCTAAAGACCGACGGTGAAACTCACAGTTTGTCTTTGCTTGTCTAACTACTCGGGGAGATTCCTTCGAAAAAATGGCAGTTTGCACTTTCACCTCGACATGTGCGTCGCACAGTAATGACGTAAACAGATCCAGGCGTCATCCTCTTTGTCCAGAA includes these proteins:
- the rprd1b gene encoding regulation of nuclear pre-mRNA domain-containing protein 1B — protein: MSSFSESALEKKLTELSSSQQSVQTLSLWIIHHRKHSALIVKVWHRELKKAKSSRKLTFLYLANDVIQNSKKKGPEFTKDFETVLVDACSHVAREADESCKKHMERLLNIWKERSLYRGDFIQQLRLAIEDSNSPRPSEVEKKPVKRTYQKIQEDEDDEDDDYRSHGSPRSTSATATQLTEELVKALQDLENAASGDAAVRQKIASLPQEVQDVSLLEKITDKDAADKLSKTVDEACLLLAEYNGRLAAELEDRRQLARMLTEYISSQREALMEREKKLEEYKQKLARVTQVRKELKSHIQSLPDLSLLPNVTGGLAPLPSAGDLFSTD